A genomic stretch from Anopheles nili chromosome X, idAnoNiliSN_F5_01, whole genome shotgun sequence includes:
- the LOC128728685 gene encoding fl(2)d-associated complex component-like, giving the protein MSAPIKRKITLELSSKKSTLIKDRPSVFQRLGTKKSARIGALSQQQQQQQQQQQQQHYHAQEGGESKEEIVKRIVSATDEPAANASSVPESVAAHARLIQAQLAAKHLKANKQSSSTVSSSAGGGHQATIEPGSGVVKLYYHQSATHHHHHPHPYGKYRHEQPDQEQHPHREGQRQRQRSRTSSRVHSLSSDAEPERSGGTGTIGWDQSSLENADQAILERKRKELQHELKLEMDASSGKKKDGRGELSSKKLKKLVGGSHRSQQLAQQQQQPQHQQHHQHSLQQQHQQHGHGHGHGHGQLAQQHHTSSSTSESTSSTGTDTSESESSSSSSSSSHDSARRRPKKRHTMAVRVRRGDSSSSSETGAVAGSGVGPVSSSVASKLSKKHAKKLAAAHEQVERSKRMLAKASKSASGVVVGGTLLTKTIRVKKLQPGSPGGVGGGGSTGSTHHVSRKLVRELSPASGGKVLSAKYAMKAKLLGSASSSSSSKKEKMSALDARERVREKERELALREKEREREKERLRLRERERERERERLKMRPASPRMRVAAVSPVSSRGGGGNSGGSLRELQAKAKKSPERRLSSPMGTRYREMVPLRRERTPELTREERRRHEALKERERRERQDREREVLRSKEREDALARCQERQRERDRLTVKEQHQHQHAQPQARSLRRDNDGGLEKPDRHRPVERLLPRPAERARALAAARSPGKSVDRDRSRSPCSPGASRGSRGLRERERSYERAAYMMDLHDRRTLSRSREREYATSMVSPPMRSSRRDSPPPHYERHAVMGRDSAGGGGSGGSGVMRVDYRVERDECAYDDRMLLGTGRGERGPGGGGGGRDEYVRDYPDDPPPRREPHHERAAAWECEPSVRVDRGGRYESRGELVGGDRGRGDWGDRGEPHGSMDPDGPYSGGGGGGGSGSRAWDDRPSWKEGPGDSWHPAEKSDRGMTLVDWKYKERQWEHEHVERGGGNPSVPPSHTGGHGGHGGLGGHGGVGQPSRRSWQAANGGGGVLGGGGGASGVGGGAGGPSDWHGPKGGPIGDHERDFMPHQRPVPPNERAMFRRHHHQGPYHGHPRKPHLGVGGAGGGVGGAMGPGAGGLNRFTPNKYSLNRTQANLCDRPGGMGPNQSPSHHGHPHRQTPPVGGGPMHHGPAGGMPHGANQSPGATPQQQQGGGQQHHSMHAMQAQRQPVGHDPHLHGDQQQPPPQQQQQFQQQQHHHHHQAPNHHQHHTAAISHQPSGPAHRPGTYDGESKLLPVADPVVQHRPVLLDEPASPCPEEDSTTGTVGVAEGVRVSAGPTEPCSPLPIAGAGVPGGATPASPVPEGVTDAQALPDSMEVDNLSEISDDPDDILTREEDMSCNQLCDSISTDQSASSQQVELLGQDTEADVTGIATEHLQPTVASTPSGEGETVPGDPAACVGVAAGPGSGGGAIVPERTTDQSQVGPEPVKDAGKLNANKELKEEMDLDFEEISDGELEAEESSKCRGLGDPLGVDWGSLTQEALRPLKPVKQLDQQFPVSARNRWKAHHILLDIGISVRLAGANYAQRVLTESKDKLREELDEFRAVEADTQREESNVAAKRGSPESTENAGVEEESAEDLRIKSESSDDLQSVDQQQRSEHNPQAVTSQIVSGIERELDYMDRILHPIASVHVAIREQARLRRNLILAAEPIPGQRHQCGRALSARQDLQIRRQLCGFPSVTMATMTACAAGAATGFLHQELQADATLGGGGGTVRPSLHEQIAQMYRQIKAHQQLLQSQGICTTLAAV; this is encoded by the exons ATGTCTGCACCGATCAAACGTAAAATAACACTAGAACTCTCGAGCAAAAAGTCCACCCTCATCAAGGATCGACCTAGTGTATTTCAGCGGCTCGGaacgaagaaaagcgcccGTATCGGTGCGTTAtcccagcaacaacagcaacagcagcagcagcaacaacaacagcactaCCACGCTCAGGAAGGCGGT GAAAGTAAGGAAGAAATCGTCAAACGAATCGTTTCAGCCACAGACGAACCGGCAGCGAACGCGAGCTCCGTTCCAGAGAGTGTAGCGGCTCACGCGCGATTAATCCAGGCCCAGCTAGCCGCGAAACACTTGAAAGCGAACAAACAGAGCAGTTCGACGGTCAGTAGTAGTGCCGGTGGTGGGCATCAGGCAACCATCGAGCCGGGAAGCGGGGTG GTGAAGCTGTACTACCACCAGAGCGCCacccatcaccatcaccatccgcATCCGTACGGGAAGTACCGGCACGAGCAACCGGATCAGGAGCAACACCCGCACCGTGAggggcagcggcagcggcagcggtcTCGGACCAGCAGCCGGGTGCACAGTCTTAGCAGTGACGCGGAACCGGAGCGAAGCGGGGGAACCGGCACGATCGGGTGGGACCAGTCGTCCCTGGAGAATGCTGATCAAGCCATCCTAGAGCGCAAGCGAAAGGAACTCCAGCACGAGCTGAAGCTAGAGATGGACGCCAGCTCCGGGAAGAAGAAGGACGGGCGGGGTGAGCTGAGTAGCAAGAAGCTGAAGAAGCTCGTGGGTggttcgcatcgatcgcagCAGCtggctcagcagcagcagcagccgcagcatcagcaacaccaccagcactcgttgcagcagcaacaccagcaacacggGCACGGTCACGGGCACGGGCATGGGCAGCTGGCGCAGCAGCACCACACCTCCTCGAGCACGTCCGAGAGCACGAGCAGCACCGGAACGGACACGTCCGAGTCGGAATCGTCCAGCTCGTCCAGCTCGTCGTCGCACGATTCTGCTCGCCGGCGGCCCAAGAAGCGCCACACGATGGCGGTCCGTGTCCGGCGGGGTGATTCCAGCTCCAGCTCGGAAACGGGTGCGGTAGCGGGCAGCGGCGTGGGTCCGGTTTCATCCAGCGTGGCCAGCAAACTCTCGAAGAAGCACGCCAAAAAGCTGGCGGCCGCACACGAGCAGGTGGAGCGCAGCAAGCGCATGCTCGCGAAGGCCAGCAAAAGCGCGAGTGGCGTCGTCGTTGGTGGAACACTGCTCACCAAGACGATCCGCGTGAAGAAGCTCCAACCGGGCAGTCCCGGTGGggtcggtggcggtggcagcaCTGGAAGCACCCATCACGTCTCCCGGAAGCTCGTGCGCGAGCTCTCACCCGCGTCCGGCGGGAAGGTCCTGTCGGCGAAGTACGCCATGAAGGCGAAACTGCTCGGTTCGGCTTCATCCTCCTCGTCctcgaagaaggagaaaatgtCGGCGTTGGATGCGCGCGAGCGCGTCCGCGAGAAGGAACGCGAGCTGGCGCTGCGCGAGAAGGAACGGGAGCGCGAAAAGGAACGGCTGCGTTTGCGCGAACGCGAGCGGGAACGCGAACGGGAACGGCTCAAGATGCGTCCCGCTTCGCCAAGGATGCGTGTCGCTGCCGTTTCGCCGGTTTCGTCgcgtggtggcggtggcaacAGTGGCGGTTCGTTGCGTGAACTACAAGCGAAAGCCAAGAAGAGCCCCGAGCGGCGGTTGTCGTCTCCGATGGGCACGCGGTACCGCGAAATGGTACCGTTGAGGCGGGAACGTACGCCGGAACTGACACGGGAAGAACGCCGCCGCCACGAGGCACTGAAGGAACGGGAGCGCCGCGAACGGCAGGATCGAGAGCGTGAGGTGCTGCGCAGTAAGGAGCGGGAAGACGCACTAGCTCGTTGCCAGGAGCGGCAACGGGAACGAGACCGGCTTACGGTGAAGGAGCAACATCAGCATCAACACGCGCAACCGCAAGCCCGTAGTCTTCGGCGGGATAATGATGGTGGCTTAGAGAAACCGGATCGTCATAGACCCGTCGAGCGGTTGCTTCCTCGTCCGGCTGAGCGTGCTAGAGCGCTGGCTGCGGCTCGATCACCGGGCAAATCCGTGGATCGGGATCGCAGTCGATCACCCTGTTCACCGGGTGCGTCACGAGGATCGCGAGGACTCCGCGAACGGGAACGCTCGTACGAACGGGCAGCTTACATGATGGATCTGCATGACAGGCGTACATTGAGTCGGTCACGAGAGCGGGAGTACGCCACGAGCATGGTGTCCCCACCGATGCGATCGTCCCGGCGGGATTCACCGCCACCGCATTACGAGCGGCATGCCGTGATGGGACGCGAttcggccggtggtggtggcagtggAGGTTCCGGTGTCATGCGTGTCGATTACCGCGTGGAGCGGGATGAGTGCGCTTACGACGACCGAATGTTGCTCGGAACTGGTCGGGGTGAGCGCGGAccgggtggtggcggtggtggacgAGATGAGTACGTTCGGGATTATCCGGATGATCCGCCACCGAGGCGGGAACCGCACCATGAGCGAGCGGCCGCCTGGGAATGCGAACCATCGGTACGGGTGGACCGTGGGGGAAGGTACGAGTCGCGGGGTGAGCTGGTTGGAGGTGACCGCGGACGGGGTGATTGGGGTGATCGCGGGGAACCGCATGGTTCGATGGATCCGGATGGTCCGTATTCGGGCG gaggtggtggcggtggcagcgGATCGAGAGCGTGGGATGATCGGCCCTCGTGGAAGGAAGGACCCGGCGATTCCTGGCATCCGGCGGAAAAGTCCGATCGCGGGATGACACTCGTGGATTGGAAGTACAAGGAGCGGCAGTGGGAGCATGAGCACGTGGAGCGGGGTGGTGGTAACCCGTCCGTTCCACCATCTCACACCGGTGGCCATGGTGGTCACGGTGGATTGGGTGGACATGGTGGCGTTGGGCAACCATCCCGTCGATCCTGGCAAGCCGCAAATGGTGGCGGCGGTGTTTtaggtggaggaggaggagctTCCGGTGTTGGCGGTGGTGCAGGTGGACCGAGTGATTGGCACGGACCAAAGGGAGGCCCGATTGGGGATCACGAGCGTGATTTCATGCCACACCAACGTCCTGTACCACCGAACGAACGCGCCATGTTCCGAAGACATCACCACCAGGGACCGTATCATGGACATCCCCGCAAACCACACCTCGGGGTAGGTGGCGCagggggtggtgtgggtggtgcgaTGGGTCCGGGAGCGGGAGGTCTGAATCGCTTCACACCCAACAAGTATAGCCTAAATCGCACGCAAGCGAACCTTTGCGATC GTCCCGGAGGAATGGGACCAAATCAATCCCCAAGCCACCATGGACATCCTCACCGACAAACACCTCCAGTCGGTGGAGGTCCTATGCATCATGGCCCTGCAGGAGGAATGCCACACGGTGCGAATCAGTCTCCAGGTGcaacaccacaacagcagcaaggaGGTGGCCAACAGCATCACTCCATGCACGCAATGCAAGCGCAACGCCAGCCAGTTGGTCACGATCCTCACCTGCATGGTGATCAGCAACAGCCAcctccacagcagcagcaacaattccagcaacagcaacaccaccatcaccaccaagcTCCTAATCATCACCAACATCACACAGCTGCAATATCGCATCAACCATCAGGACCTGCCCATCGACCGGGGACATACGATGGCGAGAGCAAGCTACTTCCCGTTGCTGATCCGGTTGTCCAGCACCGGCCCGTCCTGCTTGACGAACCGGCGAGTCCTTGTCCGGAGGAAGACTCCACGACGGGTACCGTTGGTGTTGCGGAAGGTGTTCGCGTATCTGCAGGACCAACTGAACCATGCTCACCGTTGCCAATAGCCGGAGCTGGTGTACCGGGTGGTGCAACACCTGCATCACCGGTGCCGGAAGGTGTGACCGATGCTCAAGCGCTACCAGATTCGATGGAGGTGGATAACCTGAGCGAAATAAGCGATGATCCGGATGATATTCTAACGCGTGAGGAG GACATGAGTTGCAATCAGCTATGCGACTCCATCTCGACCGATCAGAGTGCTAGCAGTCAGCAGGTGGAGCTGCTTGGCCAGGACACTGAGGCGGATGTTACAGGAATAGCAACCGAGCACCTTCAGCCTACCGTTGCTTCAACTCCTTCAGGTGAAGGTGAGACCGTACCTGGCGATCCAGCGGCATGTGTAGGAGTCGCCGCAGGACCTGGTTCAGGTGGTGGTGCGATAGTACCGGAGCGTACCACCGATCAGTCTCAGGTTGGTCCAGAACCGGTCAAGGATGCCGGAAAGCTGAACGCGAACAAGGAGTTAAAAGAGGAGATGGATCTTGACTTCGAGGAGATATCGGACGGTGAGCTTGAGGCGGAAGAAAGCAGTAAATGCCGCGGGCTCGGTGATCCACTCGGTGTTGACTGGGGCAGCCTAACACAGGAAGCGTTGCGCCCGCTTAAACCAGTCAAACAGCTCGACCAGCAGTTCCCGGTTTCTGCTCGGAACCGATGGAAAGCACACCACATCCTACTCGACATCGGCATCTCTGTGCGACTGGCTGGAGCTAACTACGCGCAGCGCGTGTTGACGGAGTCGAAGGACAAATTGCGCGAGGAGTTGGATGAGTTCCGGGCGGTTGAAGCCGATACGCAGCGTGAAGAAAGCAATGTAGCGGCAAAGAGGGGTTCACCCGAATCGACGGAGAACGCAGGTGTCGAGGAGGAGAGTGCCGAGGATCTCCGGATCAAGTCGGAATCATCCGACGATCTGCAGTCCGTTGACCAACAGCAGCGATCGGAGCACAACCCGCAAGCGGTCACCTCGCAAATCGTGAGCGGGATCGAACGGGAACTGGACTATATGGATCGTATCCTGCACCCGATCGCATCCGTGCATGTGGCAATACGTGAACAAGCTCGTTTGCGGCGTAACCTGATCCTTGCTGCCGAACCGATTCCTGGTCAAAGACATCAGTGTGGTCGAGCGCTGAGTGCACGTCAGGATCTGCAAATTCGCCGGCAATTGTGCGGCTTTCCGTCGGTTACTATGGCCACGATGACGGCGTGTGCGGCTGGTGCAGCGACCGGGTTTCTGCACCAGGAACTCCAGGCCGATGCAACCCtcggtggaggcggtggtaCGGTTCGACCTAGCCTTCACGAGCAAATTGCGCAAATGTACCGGCAGATAAAGGCGCATCAACAGCTGCTGCAATCGCAGGGTATCTGTACGACGCTGGCAGCGGTTTAA
- the LOC128728975 gene encoding uncharacterized protein LOC128728975 has product MAANAPADQHLSPAPNAGPERPLSFYDNLTSTGTGSGTGRVIQFPDIQFRFDETIPDRRSVHSSAKSDFFGLNSPLVLAPEPDPAGGPPPTPARTPPTRSGAAIAPYPEGSPSSSASTVPLRTPSASPSIVDAGLMVGEPGTGGATSTPRSSRPNSTIKTITIKLPDSSCPSEAVYMTTTVPQNFAKNSATLIGRHKPTRSSLRHSRMLVVNRTVPVRHPPGNALNLRHLRLSRIVMVLQILVGLALNLIGLGIVVWSPSTSTKDNPYWSGLILILCGALFLALFEFKRGRTGTDKTGQPGSRLHQPVSTWRENCFHFLHVNALIVLLLTIFFTMLAFIYALIHSANLSAEGLRCEPQFTFNVNSSTCVCTIDTRPARMVPNTGESSQANETSSFMSGGLPNGDDSRLPEGVIRLEYRDFNCNEVHSLWYYVMISSALLNCAGCLLAATFLVIYSVECMRRSERLPYRAKNGQLGERMVASVPAQGSSAKRPASGVPDATAMPLLAATGSQASKQRGVGEAPDTSILSSASGKTEPGDNQTLSNENNTMTTILPEEDEGLIGA; this is encoded by the exons ATGGCGGCGAACGCGCCAGCAGATCAGCACCTGTCACCGGCGCCGAACGCCGGCCCGGAGCGGCCACTCAGCTTCTACGACAATCTCACCTCAACCGGAACTGGCAGCGGAACCGGGCGCGTCATACAGTTTCCCGACATTCAGTTCCGGTTTGACGAAACCATTCCGGATCGGCGATCGGTGCACAGCAGCGCCAAATCGGACTTTTTTGGGCTTAACTCTCCCCTCGTCCTCGCACCCGAACCCGACCCGGCGGGGGGACCACCTCCCACCCCTGCTAGGACGCCACCAACGCGATCCGGGGCCGCCATCGCCCCGTACCCCGAAGGGTCACCATCTTCGAGCGCCTCCACCGTGCCTTTGCGGACACCCTCGGCGTCACCGTCGATTGTGGATGCGGGGCTGATGGTGGGGGAACCGGGGACCGGAGGGGCTACCAGTACACCCCGCTCCTCGCGGCCAAATTCTACGATcaaaaccatcaccatcaaacTGCCCGACTCGAGCTGCCCGTCTGAG GCCGTGTACATGACGACAACGGTGCCGCAGAATTTTGCGAAAAACTCCGCCACCCTGATCGGTCGGCACAAGCCAACCCGGAGCAGTCTCCGCCACAGCCGGATGCTGGTCGTCAACCGGACCGTACCGGTGCGGCATCCGCCCGGGAATGCGCTAAATTTGCGCCACCTGCGCCTCAGCCGGATCGTGATGGTGTTGCAGATTTTGGTTGGGCTCGCTCTTAACCTCATCGGACTCGGGATCGTCGTTTGGTCACCATCCACCAGCACCAAGGACAACCCTTACTGGTCGGGGTTGATC CTCATTCTCTGCGGTGCCCTGTTTCTGGCGCTTTTCGAGTTCAAACGCGGCCGTACCGGAACCGACAAAACCGGCCAACCCGGATCCCGGCTACATCAGCCAGTCTCGACGTGGCGCGAGAATTGCTTCCACTTTCTGCACGTGAACGCACTGATCGTACTGCTGCTGACGATCTTCTTCACCATGCTTGCCTTCATTTACGCGCTCATCCACTCAGCTAACCTGTCTGCTGAGGGGTTACGTTGTGAGCCGCAGTTTACGTTCAACGTCAACTCCTCTACCTGCGTGTGTACGATCGACACACGACCCGCGAGAATGGTGCCGAACACCGGGGAGTCGTCGCAGGCGAATGAAACGTCGTCTTTTATGAGTGGAGGTCTTCCGAATGGGGACGATTCTAGGCTACCAGAGGGTGTGATTCGTCTAGAATATCG TGACTTCAACTGCAACGAGGTGCACAGCTTGTGGTACTACGTGATGATCAGCTCGGCGCTGCTGAACTGTGCCGGATGTCTGCTAGCGGCCACGTTCCTAGTCATATACAGCGTCGAGTGTATGAGACGCTCCGAGCGGTTACCATACCGTGCTAAAAACGGACAGCTCGGTGAGCGAATGGTCGCGAGTGTTCCCGCGCAAGGTTCATCGGCGAAGCGTCCTGCGAGTGGTGTTCCGGATGCGACCGCTATGCCACTACTGGCCGCTACTGGCAGTCAGGCATCGAAGCAACGCGGTGTAGGAGAAGCACCTGACACCAGCATTCTGAGCAGTGCGAgtggaaaaacggaaccagGAGACAACCAAACGCTTTCGAATGAGAACAACACGATGACGACTATCCTGCCAGAGGAGGATGAGGGTTTGATCGGGGCGTGA